In one window of Gossypium hirsutum isolate 1008001.06 chromosome A01, Gossypium_hirsutum_v2.1, whole genome shotgun sequence DNA:
- the LOC107934689 gene encoding uncharacterized protein, whose amino-acid sequence MGQGTIGMEIVRQMQGPLHAIFVPIGGGGLIAGIAAYVKRVSPEVKAIPGKKRGKLGRFEKGTCLNLKARRRKRKEERRRDWIPKAKKKMRKTKRKGKNQVRVVRVLRSSPSWFVCTLLHQRVVQRKEISSNNTISLLSVMETKD is encoded by the exons ATGGGACAAGGTACTATTGGAATGGAGATTGTGCGCCAAATGCAAGGCCCATTGCATGCAATCTTTGTTCCCATTGGTGGTGGTGGGCTCATAGCTGGCATTGCTGCTTATGTAAAGAGGGTTTCCCCAGAG GTGAAAGCCATCCCAGGGAAGAAACGAGGCAAGTTGGGTCGGTTTGAGAAGGGGACCTGTTTGAATCTCAAAGcgcgaagaagaaaaagaaaagaagaaagaagaagagattgGATTCCAAAGGCAAAGAAGAAAATGAGGAAgacaaaaagaaaagggaagaacCAGGTCAGAGTTGTTCGGGTTCTCAGGTCAAGCCCCAGCTGGTTTGTTTGTACCCTTTTACATCAACGAGTAGTGCAACGCAAAGAAATATCAAGCAACAATACGATCAGCTTGTTAAGTGTCATGGAAACAAAGGATTGA